The sequence TTCGTAAAACCTGAGATTGACAGAAGAAAGGATGAAGTAAGAATTAGCAGCAACCTCCGCAGACGCAAAAAAGTGAAGTTTTTCCTGATTCATGCGTCATCCCCTGATGGCTAGTACAAGAAGGCTGAAGTATGAAAGTAAGGGTGTATACTATATGCTTTTTACAGTTTTACAATAGTAGCCTTATTTACGCCATGCTGTACTAGGGTAATTTCATCCTTCAGCCTAGCCTGCGGCAAGCCGCCTTACAGGCGTCTACATACTTCATACTTCATTTGACTGCTAATTGCTAAGTGCGATCGCTCTAGTTAACCGTGGTTGATCTAAACCTATTTGATGCAGCAGTAACCACGATTGGATCAAGTCTGGGCCATGTACATCTCCTGTTAAGGCGGCTCTGAGCGATCGCATTACTAGCCCTTTCTTCACATTTTGTCCTTTGACCACTTGTTTAATTATCTCTTGGGCGCTATCTGCTGATATTTGTGGTTGCTGTTCTAAGGCGGCGATAATTCCCTGTAAAGCAGCAGCAGAACCTTCTTGCTGTAACTGTTTACTAGCTTCTTCACTAAATTCCACTGTCTCAGTGAAAAATATTTGGCTCTGCTCTACAGCATCTTTCAGTCTTGTCAAACTGGCGCTAATCAGATTTACTAATTGCTCTAACCAGGGGCGTTGACGTCCGCTCTCGAATTTATACCCGGCTTCTTGCCAGTAGGGAATTAGTAAATCTGTCAGTTTATCTACTGCCATACCGTGAATATACTGGCTATTTAACCAATCCAGTTTTGCCCAGTCGAACTTAGCGCCTGCTTTATTAACGCGCTCAAAACTAAATTCTTTTGCGGCTGTTTCTAAGGTGAATATTTCTTGAGTTGAATCTGGTGCAGACCAACCAAGCAAGGTCATATAATTCACCAAGCCTTCAGAAGTGAATCCCAACTGTTTAAAGTCTGAGATCGAAGTCACACCGTCTCGTTTAGAAAGCTTACGCCCATCCATGTTCAAAATCAAAGGTGTGTGGGCAAATTCTGGTGTTTTGGCTCCCAAGGCTTCATATAACAGAATTTGTTTGGCAGTGTTAGCAATGTGGTCTTCTCCGCGAATGACATGGCTAATTTCCATGTCGATGTCATCAACCACAACCACAAAATTATATAACGGCTGACCGACACCTGCTTCCGAAGCGCGGGCAATAACCATATCACCGCCCAAATCGCTACCACGCCAAGACATTGCACCCCGGACTAAATCATCCCAAATAATTTCCCGTTCATCTTCAATTTTGAAACGAATCACATAACTGCGACCTTCGGCTTCAAAAGCGGCTCTTTGTTCTGGGGTGAGGTGGCGATGGCGATTATCGTATCGCGGGGCTTCTCCTTTGGCTTTTTGGGCTTCTCGCAGGGCTTCTAATTCTTCTGCAGTGGTGTAACAGCGATAGGCTAATTCTTTTTCTAGGAGTTGTTCTACTGCTGCTGTGTACATATGTAGGCGTTGGGACTGGAAAAACGGGCCTTCGTCCCAGTTCAGCCCTAACCAGCGCAGTCCTTCCAAAATATTTTCGGTGTATTCGGGGCGCGATCGCTCTAGGTCTGTGTCTTCAATTCGCACTATAAATTTACCGCCATGACGGCGAGCAAATAACCAATTGAATACGGCCGTTCTGGCTGTACCAATATGTAGATTCCCAGTT is a genomic window of Fortiea contorta PCC 7126 containing:
- the gltX gene encoding glutamate--tRNA ligase codes for the protein MTVRVRIAPSPTGNLHIGTARTAVFNWLFARRHGGKFIVRIEDTDLERSRPEYTENILEGLRWLGLNWDEGPFFQSQRLHMYTAAVEQLLEKELAYRCYTTAEELEALREAQKAKGEAPRYDNRHRHLTPEQRAAFEAEGRSYVIRFKIEDEREIIWDDLVRGAMSWRGSDLGGDMVIARASEAGVGQPLYNFVVVVDDIDMEISHVIRGEDHIANTAKQILLYEALGAKTPEFAHTPLILNMDGRKLSKRDGVTSISDFKQLGFTSEGLVNYMTLLGWSAPDSTQEIFTLETAAKEFSFERVNKAGAKFDWAKLDWLNSQYIHGMAVDKLTDLLIPYWQEAGYKFESGRQRPWLEQLVNLISASLTRLKDAVEQSQIFFTETVEFSEEASKQLQQEGSAAALQGIIAALEQQPQISADSAQEIIKQVVKGQNVKKGLVMRSLRAALTGDVHGPDLIQSWLLLHQIGLDQPRLTRAIALSN